From the Syntrophorhabdaceae bacterium genome, one window contains:
- a CDS encoding SDR family oxidoreductase encodes MYRYHSYNEPKRILVTGGAGFIGSHLCERLINDNHEVIALDNFFTGTKANLNRIMNNPRFEFIRHDVTNPILLEVDWIFNLACPASPIHYQYNPVKTIKVNVLGALNMLGLAKRVKARIMQASTSEVYGDPEIHPQKEEYWGNVNPIGKRSCYDEGKRVAETLFFDYMRQNKVDIKVIRIFNTYGPRMRPDDGRVVSNFIVQALNNEPITIYGDGTQTRSFCYIDDMIEGMIRMMDYETGEHERSRDYTKPYLSGFPGPVNLGNPHEVSIFEIAKRIIDITGSRSEIIFENLPEDDPKRRCPDISKARKYLKWQPEVPLEEGLAKTVEYFAEKKIPERKKN; translated from the coding sequence ATGTATAGATATCATTCTTACAATGAACCAAAGAGGATTCTTGTAACAGGTGGTGCAGGTTTTATTGGCTCACATCTCTGCGAGAGACTCATCAACGATAATCATGAGGTCATCGCCCTCGACAACTTCTTTACAGGGACAAAAGCAAATTTAAACAGAATTATGAATAATCCAAGGTTCGAGTTTATAAGGCATGATGTGACAAATCCCATACTCCTTGAGGTAGATTGGATATTTAATCTCGCATGCCCGGCAAGCCCTATACATTATCAGTATAATCCTGTAAAGACCATAAAAGTAAATGTCCTTGGTGCTTTAAACATGTTGGGTCTTGCTAAAAGAGTAAAGGCAAGAATAATGCAGGCATCTACAAGTGAGGTCTATGGCGACCCTGAGATTCATCCACAAAAAGAAGAATACTGGGGCAATGTAAACCCCATTGGAAAAAGAAGTTGCTATGATGAAGGCAAAAGGGTTGCAGAAACCCTTTTCTTCGATTACATGAGACAGAATAAGGTCGATATAAAAGTTATAAGGATCTTCAATACCTATGGTCCAAGGATGAGACCTGACGATGGTAGGGTTGTAAGCAACTTTATTGTCCAGGCATTAAATAATGAACCTATAACCATCTATGGAGATGGAACCCAGACAAGGTCTTTTTGCTATATAGATGACATGATAGAGGGTATGATAAGGATGATGGATTATGAGACAGGTGAACACGAAAGGAGCAGAGACTACACAAAACCTTATCTTTCAGGGTTTCCTGGTCCGGTTAATCTTGGAAATCCCCATGAGGTATCCATATTTGAAATAGCAAAAAGGATTATAGACATAACAGGTTCAAGGTCTGAAATAATATTTGAAAATCTCCCTGAGGATGATCCTAAAAGGAGGTGCCCTGACATATCAAAGGCAAGGAAATATCTTAAATGGCAGCCAGAAGTCCCTCTCGAGGAAGGTCTTGCAAAAACTGTAGAATATTTTGCTGAAAAAAAGATTCCAGAAAGGAAAAAAAATTGA
- a CDS encoding tRNA (adenine-N1)-methyltransferase: protein MKEATIKNNDLVLICHKERRYLKKVEEGKTFSGKGGILSFTDLIGNPFGKIYGEYEVYKPTIEDLIMYGVKRDTQIIYPKDAAFICMKLNVGNGSHVLESGTGSGALTIMLSAFVGAEGKIITVEKEERHFRNAKKNIERFSMFDNVKLINSDILDFHESDFDSIFIDVREPWHFLGHLWNLLKPSGSIGMIVPTANQISEILRAFDTYHGFGDLEVIEILLRKYKTVSERVRPFDRMVAHTGYLIFARKVLNIVTSEE, encoded by the coding sequence ATGAAAGAAGCAACCATAAAAAATAATGACCTTGTTTTGATATGTCACAAAGAGAGGAGATATCTTAAGAAGGTAGAGGAAGGAAAAACCTTCAGCGGCAAAGGTGGGATTCTGTCATTCACAGACCTCATCGGTAATCCTTTTGGAAAAATATATGGTGAATACGAGGTATACAAGCCAACCATAGAAGACTTAATCATGTATGGCGTAAAAAGGGATACACAAATTATATACCCAAAGGATGCGGCTTTCATATGTATGAAGCTTAATGTGGGAAATGGTTCCCATGTCCTTGAGTCAGGGACAGGAAGTGGTGCCCTCACCATTATGCTTTCTGCCTTTGTGGGTGCTGAAGGCAAAATTATTACCGTAGAAAAGGAAGAAAGACATTTTAGAAACGCAAAAAAGAATATTGAACGTTTCTCCATGTTTGACAATGTGAAACTGATAAATTCTGATATCTTGGATTTTCATGAATCAGATTTTGATTCCATATTCATAGATGTGAGAGAGCCATGGCACTTTTTAGGACATCTATGGAACCTGCTGAAACCAAGCGGGTCTATAGGCATGATAGTCCCTACTGCCAATCAGATATCAGAAATCCTAAGGGCATTTGACACATATCATGGTTTCGGTGATTTAGAGGTAATAGAGATACTCTTACGTAAATACAAGACAGTTAGCGAAAGGGTGAGGCCCTTTGATAGAATGGTTGCCCATACAGGTTATCTTATATTTGCAAGAAAAGTCCTCAACATAGTAACGAGTGAGGAATAA
- a CDS encoding TIGR00730 family Rossman fold protein — protein sequence MEKQYIIEDFTLKDTWRLFRIMAEFVDGFESLSEVYPAVSIFGSARCVKGDAIYEKALRLARILAKNGFNIITGGGGGVMEAANRGAKEGGAKSVGLNIELPFEQKPNPYANIKLNFRYFFVRKVMFLKYGVAYIVLPGGFGTLDEMFEAITLIQTKKVKPFPVVLMDSSYWRGLLDWIKNNLFATNKISQEDMNIFKVMDEPEEVVEYIKRFVIL from the coding sequence ATGGAAAAACAATACATTATAGAGGACTTTACGTTAAAAGATACATGGAGACTTTTTCGCATAATGGCAGAGTTTGTAGATGGTTTTGAAAGTCTTTCAGAGGTTTATCCTGCTGTAAGCATTTTCGGTAGCGCTAGATGTGTAAAAGGTGACGCCATCTATGAAAAGGCGCTGAGGCTTGCAAGGATTCTTGCAAAAAATGGATTCAATATAATAACAGGCGGTGGCGGTGGTGTAATGGAGGCAGCAAACAGAGGGGCTAAGGAAGGTGGTGCAAAATCTGTGGGATTAAACATCGAACTACCATTTGAACAAAAACCTAATCCATATGCCAATATAAAACTGAATTTTCGTTATTTCTTTGTTAGAAAGGTCATGTTTTTAAAATATGGGGTGGCATATATTGTGCTGCCTGGTGGTTTTGGGACCCTTGATGAAATGTTTGAGGCGATAACATTAATACAGACCAAAAAGGTTAAACCCTTTCCTGTTGTTTTAATGGATTCCTCTTACTGGAGAGGACTTTTAGATTGGATCAAAAATAACCTTTTTGCCACCAATAAAATATCACAAGAGGATATGAATATATTCAAGGTAATGGATGAGCCTGAAGAGGTGGTGGAGTATATAAAGAGGTTTGTGATACTTTGA
- a CDS encoding phosphomannomutase/phosphoglucomutase, translating to MNKEIFREYDIRGTVERDLIDDVVRNIGRAFATYMHERGKQKASVGRDGRLSSEHLKNLIVEGMIESGIDVTDLGQCPTPLFYFSLFNMDVDGGIMITGSHNPPEFNGFKVAFGKTTLFGEEIQDIRRIIEAGRFIKGKGTYREYGNIVEDYYRYLRKNIKISKRFKIVVDAGNGVAGAVAVPIMREMGQEVIDIFCNVDGHFPNHFPDPTVEKNVITMKETVLKNKADIGIGYDGDGDRIGVVDNEGNIIWGDYLMIIFARDIFKERQGAYFVSEVKCSKNLFEDIEKHGGKPVMWKAGHSLIKQKMKELNAVLGGEMSGHMFFADRFFGYDDAIYASLRLIEIMEKDGRPVSEFLKDLPKLYSTPEIRIECPDNIKFEVVKRLTDYYRQRYNIIDIDGVRVLLNDGWGLVRSSNTQPVLVLRFEADTEDALERIKKMVTDDLKKIMAEFK from the coding sequence ATGAACAAGGAAATATTTAGGGAATACGATATAAGAGGGACCGTTGAAAGGGATCTAATAGATGATGTGGTAAGAAATATCGGCAGGGCATTTGCCACATACATGCATGAAAGAGGTAAGCAGAAGGCTTCGGTGGGAAGGGACGGAAGACTTAGCTCAGAACATTTGAAGAACCTCATAGTAGAAGGCATGATAGAATCCGGTATAGATGTCACTGATTTAGGACAGTGCCCTACCCCACTTTTCTATTTCTCCCTCTTTAATATGGATGTGGATGGTGGAATAATGATTACCGGGAGCCATAACCCTCCTGAATTCAATGGATTCAAGGTGGCTTTTGGTAAGACAACCCTCTTTGGTGAAGAGATACAGGATATAAGAAGGATAATAGAGGCAGGAAGATTCATAAAAGGGAAAGGCACATACAGAGAATACGGCAATATAGTAGAAGATTATTACAGATACTTGAGGAAAAATATAAAGATCAGCAAAAGGTTCAAGATTGTCGTTGATGCCGGAAACGGTGTCGCAGGTGCTGTAGCAGTGCCGATTATGAGAGAGATGGGACAGGAAGTCATTGACATTTTCTGTAATGTGGATGGTCATTTTCCAAATCACTTTCCTGACCCCACTGTGGAGAAGAACGTGATTACCATGAAGGAGACAGTCCTAAAAAACAAGGCAGACATAGGTATAGGCTATGATGGAGATGGAGACAGGATAGGTGTTGTAGACAATGAAGGGAATATAATCTGGGGTGATTACCTCATGATTATATTTGCCAGAGATATCTTCAAGGAGAGACAGGGTGCATATTTTGTTTCAGAGGTGAAATGCTCGAAGAATCTCTTTGAAGATATTGAAAAACACGGTGGAAAGCCTGTTATGTGGAAAGCAGGCCATTCTTTAATAAAGCAAAAAATGAAAGAACTAAATGCTGTCTTAGGTGGGGAGATGAGTGGTCATATGTTCTTTGCAGATAGGTTCTTTGGATATGATGATGCCATATATGCATCCCTAAGGCTTATCGAAATCATGGAAAAAGATGGGAGACCTGTATCAGAATTTTTAAAAGACCTGCCAAAGCTCTACTCAACTCCAGAAATCAGGATTGAATGCCCTGACAATATCAAATTTGAGGTTGTTAAAAGACTTACTGATTATTACAGACAAAGATACAATATCATCGACATAGATGGTGTAAGGGTGTTGCTTAATGATGGATGGGGACTTGTAAGGTCTTCTAACACACAGCCAGTTCTTGTCCTAAGATTCGAGGCAGACACAGAAGATGCCTTAGAGAGGATAAAAAAAATGGTAACAGATGATTTAAAAAAGATAATGGCTGAGTTTAAATAA
- a CDS encoding TIGR03936 family radical SAM-associated protein, with amino-acid sequence MKVIPRHIIKPARYMGVEPNNVYKDLKDVQVRFALCYPDIYEVGMSYYGHFLLYELANNIDGVWCERCFAPWIDMDNYLRENGISLFTLESKTPLNKMDLLGFSLTYELNVTNVLNMLKLSNIRLKSSERDKVPIIIGGGPTMLNPTPFEAFFDLIVIGEAEESLTEILKRYKQLKGEKRTVIIKELSDLEGVYSPILKKTRAKRLFVADLNGSFHPIKPSIPVTGSIHNRLNIEVSRGCINGCRFCMAGFGYRPYRERSVDKIKEIIEIALKNTGYEELSLLSLSTGDYAGLSEIIRYIRDNFKNISLSLPSLKIGSLKEEDIIAIGSIARTGFTFAIEASSYSLRNRLNKDIDIEYLVNQIPTLKRYGWRNLKFYLMTGFPWEKEEDLTGIKEIVKEFKSAGININLAVSPFVPKPHTPFQWLAMEDEDILKEKIGIIKDSLKKIGIKVKYRDIKTSIIEALLARGDNALVGLFEYLAENNVRLEAWNEFFNPELYFNWFKKRELDLNQYLRKKDPSLPLPWDFIDTGIERSFLIKELGNAEKSYLTPNCYSTCTGCGLGCINKNIEINKQNTGDIENKPTCRPLEMLSNETEEAKKITFRYGKYGSSRYIGHLDTMNLLLRALRASGVNLTMRGKYHPIPKITLSDALPLGAESICEFIEIETKDYKMVDKDLLKKINSFLPKGIKIFEFFYDSLKNIKKEYTYILIAERDVFHEDIKMLLKINEKIFYSVKTDRIKRFVQHDEFKRVIKVEDNKIHGIRTDN; translated from the coding sequence ATGAAAGTTATTCCAAGACATATCATAAAACCAGCAAGATATATGGGAGTGGAGCCGAATAATGTCTATAAAGATCTAAAGGATGTCCAGGTAAGATTTGCACTCTGTTACCCTGATATATATGAAGTAGGGATGTCATACTACGGACATTTTCTACTCTACGAGCTTGCAAATAATATAGACGGTGTGTGGTGCGAGAGGTGTTTTGCTCCATGGATTGATATGGACAATTATTTAAGAGAGAATGGCATCTCCCTTTTCACCCTTGAATCTAAAACCCCCCTTAATAAAATGGATCTGTTAGGTTTTTCACTCACATATGAACTAAATGTCACAAATGTCCTTAATATGTTAAAACTCTCCAACATAAGACTTAAATCCTCTGAGAGAGATAAGGTCCCTATAATAATAGGGGGAGGACCAACTATGCTTAATCCTACCCCATTTGAGGCATTTTTTGATCTTATTGTCATAGGCGAGGCAGAGGAATCCTTAACTGAAATACTTAAGAGATACAAACAACTAAAGGGAGAAAAAAGGACGGTTATAATAAAGGAATTATCAGACCTTGAGGGCGTATATTCACCTATATTGAAAAAAACAAGGGCTAAAAGGCTTTTTGTTGCTGATCTTAACGGTTCTTTTCATCCTATAAAACCCTCTATCCCTGTTACAGGCAGCATTCACAATAGGCTAAACATAGAGGTTTCAAGGGGCTGTATCAATGGGTGCCGATTTTGTATGGCAGGTTTCGGGTATAGACCCTATAGAGAACGGTCTGTGGATAAGATAAAAGAGATAATAGAAATAGCACTAAAGAATACAGGCTATGAAGAATTATCTCTTTTATCACTGAGCACAGGTGATTATGCCGGCCTTTCTGAGATCATTAGATATATAAGGGATAATTTCAAAAATATATCTTTATCCCTTCCATCTCTAAAAATAGGTTCATTGAAGGAAGAAGATATTATAGCCATCGGGAGTATTGCAAGGACCGGTTTTACCTTTGCCATTGAGGCATCATCGTATAGCCTGAGGAACAGACTGAATAAGGACATAGATATAGAATATCTCGTAAACCAGATACCAACCCTTAAAAGATATGGTTGGAGAAACCTCAAATTTTATCTTATGACAGGTTTCCCATGGGAAAAAGAAGAAGACTTAACAGGCATAAAAGAGATAGTTAAGGAATTCAAAAGCGCAGGAATCAATATAAATCTTGCTGTATCACCATTTGTCCCCAAACCCCATACACCTTTCCAATGGCTGGCCATGGAAGATGAAGATATATTAAAGGAAAAGATAGGCATCATAAAAGACTCATTAAAAAAGATAGGGATAAAGGTAAAATACAGGGATATAAAGACAAGCATTATAGAGGCTCTCTTAGCAAGGGGTGATAATGCATTGGTTGGGCTTTTTGAATATCTTGCAGAGAATAATGTGAGGCTTGAGGCATGGAATGAATTCTTTAACCCAGAACTATATTTTAACTGGTTTAAAAAAAGAGAGCTGGATCTAAATCAATACCTGAGAAAAAAAGACCCCTCTTTGCCACTGCCTTGGGATTTTATTGATACAGGCATTGAAAGATCATTTCTCATAAAAGAATTGGGAAATGCTGAAAAATCATATTTGACCCCAAACTGTTATTCCACATGCACAGGATGCGGACTGGGGTGTATAAATAAAAACATAGAGATAAACAAACAAAACACAGGTGATATAGAAAATAAACCTACATGCAGACCATTGGAGATGTTGAGTAATGAAACAGAGGAGGCAAAAAAGATTACCTTTAGATATGGAAAATACGGCAGTTCAAGATACATTGGTCACCTGGATACCATGAACCTGCTCCTCAGGGCACTGAGGGCTTCTGGAGTTAACCTGACAATGAGGGGTAAATATCACCCCATACCTAAGATAACTCTATCTGATGCATTGCCTTTAGGAGCTGAAAGTATATGTGAATTTATAGAGATAGAGACAAAAGATTATAAGATGGTTGATAAAGATTTGTTGAAAAAGATCAATAGTTTTCTACCAAAAGGTATTAAAATCTTTGAATTTTTTTATGACAGTTTAAAAAATATAAAAAAAGAGTATACTTATATCCTTATAGCTGAAAGAGATGTCTTCCATGAAGACATAAAAATGCTTTTAAAGATTAATGAGAAGATATTCTATTCAGTAAAGACAGATAGGATAAAAAGATTCGTACAACACGATGAATTTAAGAGGGTCATAAAAGTGGAGGATAATAAGATTCATGGCATCAGAACTGATAATTAA
- a CDS encoding Rne/Rng family ribonuclease, whose product MASELIINVTFNEIRMAFLENGTPVEFFIERKHEKNIVGNIYKGRVSRIVPGMDAAFIDIGLDKAAFLYVGDIILDRAMYEEFDDLDTIIPIDSNERIEGVLEEGQEIIVQVSREPIGQKGTRVTSKITLPGRLLVLMPSTQHIGVSRRIEDEHERKRLANLLKDICPKGFGIIARTASEGKPEEELKSDLNFLKRIWESILDKSRYTRAPSILHQDLGIIFRAIRDLYSHNLKKIIIDDLLIFEKVKQFINEYLPEEDCEVIYFDEKDPIFEVFGIEIDIAKLSQKKIWLKSGGYIVFDYTEALTVIDVNTGRYLGKKGLEDTILRTNLEAVKEIAYQIRLRNIGGIIIIDFIDMEKKESREMVFQALVDALKKDRIKTYAYPISEIGLVQITRKRMRHNIVNILTDVCPLCDGAGYIKAKYTVCYEVLRELKSLCKKEEGKAYNVYLSPDVASLLYEEEKASLEFIENAYNTKINIFANPEYSIESFQVETIK is encoded by the coding sequence ATGGCATCAGAACTGATAATTAATGTCACTTTTAACGAGATAAGGATGGCTTTTCTCGAAAACGGAACCCCTGTAGAATTTTTCATAGAACGTAAACATGAAAAAAATATAGTAGGGAATATTTATAAAGGAAGGGTTTCAAGGATAGTCCCCGGTATGGATGCAGCCTTTATTGATATAGGACTCGATAAGGCTGCCTTTTTATATGTAGGCGATATTATTCTCGACAGGGCGATGTATGAAGAATTCGATGACCTCGATACAATAATACCCATTGATTCCAATGAACGTATAGAAGGGGTTCTTGAAGAGGGGCAAGAGATCATTGTCCAGGTATCCAGAGAACCTATAGGACAGAAAGGCACAAGGGTTACATCAAAGATAACACTTCCTGGCAGATTACTGGTGCTTATGCCCTCAACACAGCATATAGGTGTATCAAGAAGGATAGAGGATGAGCATGAAAGAAAGAGGCTGGCAAACCTTCTTAAAGATATTTGTCCAAAGGGTTTTGGTATTATAGCAAGAACTGCATCAGAGGGCAAACCAGAGGAGGAGCTTAAAAGCGACCTGAATTTCTTAAAAAGAATATGGGAAAGCATATTAGACAAGTCAAGATATACAAGAGCGCCATCTATACTTCATCAGGACTTAGGCATCATTTTCCGAGCCATAAGAGACCTGTATTCACATAACCTTAAAAAAATTATCATAGATGACCTGTTAATATTTGAAAAAGTTAAACAATTTATCAATGAATATCTTCCCGAAGAGGACTGCGAAGTTATATATTTTGACGAGAAAGACCCTATATTTGAGGTATTTGGTATTGAGATAGATATAGCCAAGCTTTCGCAGAAAAAGATATGGCTTAAATCAGGGGGATATATTGTTTTTGATTATACAGAGGCCTTGACTGTCATAGATGTGAACACAGGGAGGTATCTGGGAAAAAAGGGATTAGAGGATACAATACTGAGGACAAATCTTGAGGCAGTAAAGGAGATTGCTTATCAAATAAGGCTAAGAAATATAGGCGGGATAATAATAATAGACTTTATAGACATGGAAAAAAAGGAATCAAGGGAGATGGTTTTTCAAGCCCTGGTGGATGCCTTAAAAAAAGACAGGATAAAAACCTACGCCTATCCCATAAGCGAGATAGGCCTTGTCCAGATTACGAGAAAGAGGATGAGACACAATATAGTAAATATACTAACAGATGTATGTCCTCTATGTGATGGTGCCGGTTATATCAAGGCAAAATACACAGTATGCTATGAGGTATTAAGGGAGCTAAAAAGTCTATGTAAAAAAGAGGAAGGAAAGGCATATAATGTATATCTATCACCTGATGTGGCAAGCCTTTTATACGAAGAAGAAAAAGCTTCCCTTGAATTTATAGAGAATGCCTACAATACAAAGATCAACATATTCGCAAATCCGGAATATAGCATAGAAAGTTTTCAGGTTGAAACTATAAAATGA
- the ispE gene encoding 4-(cytidine 5'-diphospho)-2-C-methyl-D-erythritol kinase translates to MKKYSIISINSPAKINLFLKVINRREDGYHNIVSLVDIISIFDSITIKETDNNNIVVRDNKDILPEGMSNTVFKAAMLLKEQYNIKKGAEIFIEKNIPIGSGLGGPSSNAIAAIKGLVELWNIDAKEKGLYDIARNVGADCPLFLYGKHCIMRGIGELLTPVKLPKLSYVIIYPNRSISTKDVYEKLKIVLTKKENDIKLSVNFNTVHDVVNVLHNDLEKAAITMFPDIIRIKEMMLQAGAMGSMMSGSGSSVFGIFEDNIKAENAVPGLRNLGSIFTAESIM, encoded by the coding sequence ATGAAAAAATACTCAATAATTTCAATAAATTCTCCTGCAAAGATAAATCTATTTCTAAAGGTTATCAACAGAAGAGAAGATGGCTATCATAATATTGTAAGCCTGGTTGATATAATATCCATCTTTGATAGTATTACAATAAAAGAAACAGATAATAACAATATTGTTGTGAGAGACAATAAAGATATCCTTCCAGAAGGCATGTCCAACACCGTATTTAAGGCAGCCATGCTATTAAAGGAGCAATATAATATAAAAAAGGGCGCAGAGATATTCATAGAAAAGAATATCCCTATAGGGAGTGGGTTAGGCGGACCGAGCAGTAATGCCATTGCAGCAATAAAAGGCTTGGTTGAATTATGGAATATAGATGCAAAAGAGAAAGGACTTTATGACATTGCAAGAAATGTAGGCGCTGATTGCCCTCTCTTTTTATATGGAAAACACTGCATCATGAGAGGTATAGGTGAGCTGTTAACCCCTGTAAAATTACCGAAATTGTCCTATGTGATAATCTACCCTAATAGGTCTATAAGCACAAAAGATGTATATGAAAAACTAAAAATCGTGTTGACAAAAAAAGAAAATGATATTAAATTGAGTGTTAATTTCAATACTGTCCATGATGTTGTGAATGTTCTCCATAATGACCTCGAAAAGGCTGCCATAACTATGTTTCCTGATATAATAAGAATAAAAGAAATGATGCTCCAGGCAGGGGCAATGGGGTCGATGATGAGTGGCAGTGGTTCATCAGTATTTGGGATATTTGAAGACAATATCAAGGCAGAGAATGCAGTCCCTGGATTGCGTAATTTGGGCAGTATCTTTACTGCTGAAAGCATAATGTAG
- the spoVG gene encoding septation regulator SpoVG has translation MEITDIKIFPVNEKRVKAYASIVFDDCFIIRDLKIIHGENKLFVAMPSKKMKDGSYRDTVHPLNNETRHKIESNVLDAYEKELSKLAKEKE, from the coding sequence ATGGAGATTACAGACATAAAAATTTTTCCTGTTAATGAAAAAAGGGTTAAGGCATACGCATCCATTGTATTTGATGACTGTTTTATTATAAGGGACTTGAAGATAATACATGGAGAAAACAAACTCTTTGTTGCCATGCCGAGCAAGAAAATGAAGGACGGGTCATACAGGGATACAGTGCATCCATTGAATAATGAGACCCGACATAAGATAGAATCAAATGTCCTGGATGCATATGAAAAGGAATTGAGTAAATTAGCTAAAGAAAAAGAATAG
- a CDS encoding ribose-phosphate pyrophosphokinase: MDRLRIFSGNANKKLAESICSYLNIGIGKAKVSKFSDGEIQVEIEESVRGMDTFLVQPTCPPVSHNLMELLIMLDAVKRASASRITVVIPYYGYARQDRKVVPRTSISARLVANLITTAGASRILAMDLHAGQIQGFFDIPVDHLYALPVQFNYLKKIKGDIVVVSPDAGGVERARELAKRLNASIAIIDKRREKANVSKIMNIVGNVKKKTAILLDDMIDTGGTIVQAAQALIQNGATSVFACCTHPVLSGNAVEKLKDSVIQELVVTNTIPLSEEAEKLKNIKVLDVSPLLGEAIKRIHRDESVSSLFI; this comes from the coding sequence TTGGACAGATTAAGGATTTTCTCAGGTAACGCCAACAAAAAACTTGCCGAGAGTATATGTAGTTATCTAAACATAGGCATCGGAAAGGCAAAGGTAAGTAAGTTCAGTGATGGTGAGATACAGGTAGAGATCGAGGAGAGCGTAAGGGGTATGGATACATTCCTCGTTCAACCAACATGCCCTCCTGTGAGCCATAACCTCATGGAACTCCTTATTATGTTAGATGCAGTAAAAAGGGCCTCTGCCTCAAGGATAACCGTTGTGATACCATATTACGGCTATGCAAGGCAGGACAGAAAGGTAGTCCCCAGGACATCTATATCGGCAAGGCTCGTGGCCAATCTTATAACAACAGCAGGGGCTTCCCGTATCCTTGCCATGGACCTCCATGCAGGTCAGATTCAGGGTTTTTTTGACATCCCTGTTGATCATCTATATGCCCTTCCTGTTCAGTTCAACTATCTAAAGAAAATAAAAGGTGATATAGTAGTTGTCTCTCCTGATGCTGGTGGTGTGGAAAGGGCAAGGGAACTTGCCAAAAGACTAAATGCCTCTATTGCCATCATAGATAAAAGACGAGAAAAGGCAAACGTATCCAAGATTATGAACATAGTGGGAAACGTAAAAAAGAAAACAGCTATATTATTGGACGATATGATAGATACAGGCGGAACCATTGTCCAGGCAGCTCAAGCACTTATACAAAACGGTGCTACCAGTGTATTTGCATGCTGCACCCATCCAGTGCTCTCGGGGAATGCAGTAGAAAAACTAAAGGACTCGGTCATACAAGAGCTTGTTGTAACAAATACCATCCCCCTTTCAGAGGAGGCAGAAAAACTAAAGAATATTAAAGTCCTTGATGTATCTCCCCTTCTCGGAGAGGCAATAAAGAGAATACACAGGGATGAATCTGTAAGTTCACTTTTTATATAG
- a CDS encoding 50S ribosomal protein L25 encodes MEETIINADIRKGSGKSVTKKLREQGIIPAVLYGRDTQTEMISVSAREWKRLSKHLRRNTILKMKIQKKDDALELPVMVKEIQREAYKDNILHIDFLHVSMERKIQVEVPIHLVGEAKGIINNGIVEQHLMTIVVECLPTQIPDKIDLDITNLDIGDSIHISDISYPGLKFLENPEIAIVTVIPPEAEEKPAAEEEAEAEKKEA; translated from the coding sequence ATGGAAGAGACTATCATTAATGCAGACATAAGAAAAGGGAGCGGAAAATCAGTGACAAAAAAATTAAGAGAACAGGGTATTATTCCTGCAGTCCTTTATGGAAGAGACACACAGACTGAGATGATATCGGTGTCTGCAAGGGAATGGAAAAGATTGAGCAAGCATCTTAGAAGAAACACCATACTAAAGATGAAGATACAAAAAAAGGATGACGCATTAGAATTGCCTGTTATGGTTAAAGAGATACAAAGAGAGGCCTATAAAGACAATATCCTTCATATAGATTTTCTACATGTTTCTATGGAGAGAAAGATACAGGTGGAAGTCCCTATCCATCTCGTTGGAGAGGCAAAAGGCATCATAAACAACGGGATCGTAGAACAGCACCTTATGACCATAGTTGTAGAGTGCCTACCAACACAGATACCTGATAAGATAGACTTAGATATTACAAATCTTGATATAGGTGATTCTATACACATAAGCGATATATCCTATCCAGGTCTAAAATTTCTTGAAAACCCTGAGATTGCCATAGTAACCGTGATACCACCTGAGGCAGAGGAAAAGCCAGCAGCAGAAGAAGAGGCAGAGGCAGAAAAGAAGGAGGCATAA